A stretch of the Xylocopa sonorina isolate GNS202 chromosome 12, iyXylSono1_principal, whole genome shotgun sequence genome encodes the following:
- the Thrrs gene encoding threonine--tRNA ligase isoform X1, which produces MVDGMCDDVVNNVQNLNMKEEKKMKQAKKKALEEKSVSELNPWPSYIQDRILLWDKLKAEYEASLISKPANDITVTLPDGKEVVAQSWRTTPYEIAKNISQGLADSTVIAKVNNVLWDLDRPLESDCKLELLKFDHPDAQQVFWHSSAHILGEAMERVYGGCLCYGPPIENGFYYDMFLGDKGISSSDFGFLESLYKNIVKEKQPFERLEMTKEDLLDMFRYNEFKVRIINEKIHTPTTTVYRCGPLIDLCRGPHIRHTGKVKAIKITKNSSTYWEGNANAESLQRLYGISFPDTKQLKEWEKFQEEAAKRDHRKIGKEQELFFFHELSPGSCFFQPRGAHIYNTLVEFIRSEYRKRGFQEVVTPNMYNSKLWQTSGHWMHYADNMFSFDVENETFALKPMNCPGHCMIFDVRNRSWRELPLRMADFGVLHRNELSGALTGLTRVRRFQQDDAHIFCAPEQIKEEMIGALDFLRNVYSVLGFTYNLCLSTRPEKYLGDLSMWDEAEKALAESLDVFGEPWSTNPGDGAFYGPKIDITIMDALKRAHQCATIQLDFQLPIRFNLSYVNEAGEKARPVIIHRAILGSVERMIAILTESYAGKWPFWLSPRQAMIISVSSQFDDYAAQVKDKLWDAGFMAEIDTDAGDTLNKKIRNAQLAQFNFILVVGEKELNAGTVNVRTRDNVVHGEVAVDVLIEKFKLFKARKDNNCEEKF; this is translated from the exons ATGGTCGACGGCATGTGTGACGACGTGGTGAATAACGTGCAAAATCTGAATATGAAGGAAGAAAAG AAGATGAAGCAGGCTAAGAAAAAGGCTCTTGAAGAAAAGTCAGTTTCTGAATTAAACCCGTGGCCAAGTTATATTCAG GATCGTATCTTACTGTGGGATAAGCTTAAAGCAGAGTACGAAGCATCGTTAATTTCTAAACCAGCGAATGACATAACGGTAACTCTTCCAGATGGTAAGGAAGTTGTTGCCCAATCTTGGCGTACAACGCCTTATGAAATCGCTAAGAACATCAGTCAAGGTCTAGCGGACAGTACTGTAATTGCAAAAGTGAACAATGTATTATGGGATCTTGATAGACCACTGGAGTCTGATTGCAAACTTGAACTTCTCAAGTTTGATCATCCGGATGCTCAACAAGTCTTCTGGCACTCCAGTGCACATATTTTGGGAGAAGCTATGGAGAGAGTATATGGTGGTTGCTTATGTTACGGTCCACCCATAGAAAACGGATTTTACTATGACATGTTCCTGGGTGATAAAGGAATTTCTAGTTCAGATTTTGGATTTTTGGAGAGTCTTTACAAGAACATTGTTAAAGAGAAACAACCTTTTGAAAGATTAGAGATGACCAAGGAAGATCTCTTGGATATGTTTAGATATAATGAATTTAAAGTTCGGATTATTAATGAAAAAATACATACCCCTACCACCACTGTGTACAGGTGTGGGCCACTGATCGATTTATGCAGGGGACCACACATCAGACACACTGGGAAAGTGAAAGCCATTAAAATTACTAAAAACTCTTCAACTTACTGGGAGGGAAATGCCAATGCAGAATCATTGCAAAGACTTTATGGTATCAGTTTCCCAGATACTAAACAACTAAAAGAATGGGAGAAGTTCCAGGAGGAAGCTGCGAAACGGGATCATAGAAAAATAGGAAAGGAACAAGAGTTGTTTTTCTTTCACGAACTTTCTCCTGGATCGTGTTTCTTTCAACCGCGTGGAGCTCATATCTATAATACTTTAGTCGAATTTATTCGTTCTGAATATAGAAAACGAGGTTTCCAAGAAGTGGTTACTCCCAATATGTACAACAGTAAATTATGGCAAACGTCTGGTCATTGGATGCATTACGCGGACAATATGTTCTCCTTCGACGTCGAGAACGAAACTTTTGCCCTGAAACCGATGAATTGTCCGGGTCATTGTATGATCTTCGATGTCCGTAACAGATCGTGGCGTGAGTTGCCATTAAGAATGGCAGATTTCGGCGTCTTACACAGAAACGAGTTGTCTGGTGCGTTAACCGGGCTAACTAGAGTCAGACGTTTCCAACAGGACGATGCGCATATATTTTGCGCGCCAGAACAAATTAAAGAGGAAATGATTGGCGCGCTTGACTTTTTGAGAAACGTGTACTCCGTATTGGGATTCACGTATAACTTATGTTTATCTACTAGGCCAGAAAAGTATTTAGGAGACCTATCGATGTGGGATGAAGCTGAGAAGGCGTTAGCGGAAAGTTTAGACGTGTTTGGCGAACCATGGTCTACTAATCCAGGGGATGGAGCATTTTATGGTCCAAAGATTGATATAACAATTATGGATGCGCTTAAGAGAGCTCATCAGTGTGCTACCATTCAATTGGACTTCCAGTTGCCAATTAGATTTAATTTATCTTACGTAAA CGAAGCTGGAGAGAAAGCTAGGCCAGTAATTATTCACAGAGCAATTTTGGGTTCTGTAGAAAGAATGATCGCGATTTTAACCGAATCTTATGCTGGAAAGTGGCCGTTTTGGTTGTCCCCGCGACAAGCAATGATCATATCAGTAAGCTCTCAGTTCGATGACTACGCTGCCCAAGTGAAAGATAAACTTTGGGATGCCGGATTTATGGCAGAGATTGACACAGATGCAGGCGATACCCTAAATAAAAAAATACGAAACGCGCAACTTGCGCAATTTAACTTTATTCTCG TTGTTGGAGAAAAGGAACTTAACGCTGGCACAGTAAATGTACGAACCAGGGATAACGTTGTGCACGGAGAAGTTGCAGTCGATGTCCTGATCGAAAAATTCAAACTTTTCAAAGCGAGAAAGGACAACAACTGCGAAGAGAAGTTTTAA
- the Thrrs gene encoding threonine--tRNA ligase isoform X2 — protein MLAISRICSYRNLFHISKRTHAWKMKQAKKKALEEKSVSELNPWPSYIQDRILLWDKLKAEYEASLISKPANDITVTLPDGKEVVAQSWRTTPYEIAKNISQGLADSTVIAKVNNVLWDLDRPLESDCKLELLKFDHPDAQQVFWHSSAHILGEAMERVYGGCLCYGPPIENGFYYDMFLGDKGISSSDFGFLESLYKNIVKEKQPFERLEMTKEDLLDMFRYNEFKVRIINEKIHTPTTTVYRCGPLIDLCRGPHIRHTGKVKAIKITKNSSTYWEGNANAESLQRLYGISFPDTKQLKEWEKFQEEAAKRDHRKIGKEQELFFFHELSPGSCFFQPRGAHIYNTLVEFIRSEYRKRGFQEVVTPNMYNSKLWQTSGHWMHYADNMFSFDVENETFALKPMNCPGHCMIFDVRNRSWRELPLRMADFGVLHRNELSGALTGLTRVRRFQQDDAHIFCAPEQIKEEMIGALDFLRNVYSVLGFTYNLCLSTRPEKYLGDLSMWDEAEKALAESLDVFGEPWSTNPGDGAFYGPKIDITIMDALKRAHQCATIQLDFQLPIRFNLSYVNEAGEKARPVIIHRAILGSVERMIAILTESYAGKWPFWLSPRQAMIISVSSQFDDYAAQVKDKLWDAGFMAEIDTDAGDTLNKKIRNAQLAQFNFILVVGEKELNAGTVNVRTRDNVVHGEVAVDVLIEKFKLFKARKDNNCEEKF, from the exons ATGCtggcgatttcgcgtatttgcAGTTACAGAAATCTTTTCCATATTTCTAAACGGACACATGCTTGG AAGATGAAGCAGGCTAAGAAAAAGGCTCTTGAAGAAAAGTCAGTTTCTGAATTAAACCCGTGGCCAAGTTATATTCAG GATCGTATCTTACTGTGGGATAAGCTTAAAGCAGAGTACGAAGCATCGTTAATTTCTAAACCAGCGAATGACATAACGGTAACTCTTCCAGATGGTAAGGAAGTTGTTGCCCAATCTTGGCGTACAACGCCTTATGAAATCGCTAAGAACATCAGTCAAGGTCTAGCGGACAGTACTGTAATTGCAAAAGTGAACAATGTATTATGGGATCTTGATAGACCACTGGAGTCTGATTGCAAACTTGAACTTCTCAAGTTTGATCATCCGGATGCTCAACAAGTCTTCTGGCACTCCAGTGCACATATTTTGGGAGAAGCTATGGAGAGAGTATATGGTGGTTGCTTATGTTACGGTCCACCCATAGAAAACGGATTTTACTATGACATGTTCCTGGGTGATAAAGGAATTTCTAGTTCAGATTTTGGATTTTTGGAGAGTCTTTACAAGAACATTGTTAAAGAGAAACAACCTTTTGAAAGATTAGAGATGACCAAGGAAGATCTCTTGGATATGTTTAGATATAATGAATTTAAAGTTCGGATTATTAATGAAAAAATACATACCCCTACCACCACTGTGTACAGGTGTGGGCCACTGATCGATTTATGCAGGGGACCACACATCAGACACACTGGGAAAGTGAAAGCCATTAAAATTACTAAAAACTCTTCAACTTACTGGGAGGGAAATGCCAATGCAGAATCATTGCAAAGACTTTATGGTATCAGTTTCCCAGATACTAAACAACTAAAAGAATGGGAGAAGTTCCAGGAGGAAGCTGCGAAACGGGATCATAGAAAAATAGGAAAGGAACAAGAGTTGTTTTTCTTTCACGAACTTTCTCCTGGATCGTGTTTCTTTCAACCGCGTGGAGCTCATATCTATAATACTTTAGTCGAATTTATTCGTTCTGAATATAGAAAACGAGGTTTCCAAGAAGTGGTTACTCCCAATATGTACAACAGTAAATTATGGCAAACGTCTGGTCATTGGATGCATTACGCGGACAATATGTTCTCCTTCGACGTCGAGAACGAAACTTTTGCCCTGAAACCGATGAATTGTCCGGGTCATTGTATGATCTTCGATGTCCGTAACAGATCGTGGCGTGAGTTGCCATTAAGAATGGCAGATTTCGGCGTCTTACACAGAAACGAGTTGTCTGGTGCGTTAACCGGGCTAACTAGAGTCAGACGTTTCCAACAGGACGATGCGCATATATTTTGCGCGCCAGAACAAATTAAAGAGGAAATGATTGGCGCGCTTGACTTTTTGAGAAACGTGTACTCCGTATTGGGATTCACGTATAACTTATGTTTATCTACTAGGCCAGAAAAGTATTTAGGAGACCTATCGATGTGGGATGAAGCTGAGAAGGCGTTAGCGGAAAGTTTAGACGTGTTTGGCGAACCATGGTCTACTAATCCAGGGGATGGAGCATTTTATGGTCCAAAGATTGATATAACAATTATGGATGCGCTTAAGAGAGCTCATCAGTGTGCTACCATTCAATTGGACTTCCAGTTGCCAATTAGATTTAATTTATCTTACGTAAA CGAAGCTGGAGAGAAAGCTAGGCCAGTAATTATTCACAGAGCAATTTTGGGTTCTGTAGAAAGAATGATCGCGATTTTAACCGAATCTTATGCTGGAAAGTGGCCGTTTTGGTTGTCCCCGCGACAAGCAATGATCATATCAGTAAGCTCTCAGTTCGATGACTACGCTGCCCAAGTGAAAGATAAACTTTGGGATGCCGGATTTATGGCAGAGATTGACACAGATGCAGGCGATACCCTAAATAAAAAAATACGAAACGCGCAACTTGCGCAATTTAACTTTATTCTCG TTGTTGGAGAAAAGGAACTTAACGCTGGCACAGTAAATGTACGAACCAGGGATAACGTTGTGCACGGAGAAGTTGCAGTCGATGTCCTGATCGAAAAATTCAAACTTTTCAAAGCGAGAAAGGACAACAACTGCGAAGAGAAGTTTTAA
- the LOC143429741 gene encoding uncharacterized protein LOC143429741 isoform X1: MSEYTSMPFTLSPEENCRNDTVQMQSINLVCPVCDAGYIDKKEFYDHLHIHAGDVLLKHMQCLKNDENNESESEQNEPSQRKIDDIFCETALRPFKCQQCDLTFDRASQHDYHYRSIHLGEKSQLCEICGKGFFRKADLRTHLNIHLGTNVCICEVCGRKFNHISNLIRHCRMHAGVKYPCSICGKRYTQISSLARHKRIHERLQSNFTNGNLEKKDHIMNKNKFIEGSGSSLQKVVKRQHYCKICGESFNFIFLLREHEKSHSQSLERKTNEVDFQKIEEPKENKQQHVNNFNFLENEINAKKAMPLDAIIYITSEQLKKINLENMEDNESHISQKTLCETKVSSSEELDVSEKVAFDNEQTQLVHDNPFLSCKSNNSIERDNVAYGCQADENLHKSKLCESDLQKSEIISNYNSLINTSLNVTDMFQKMDLSEPHANEHLNSDLDLHKTDETNLVQNEKLCDDLNDVNNIVNHDEPMLRLVQTETGEQFYEFLINNLVEKLPSTQSIKTQENKDESTSIHKENLQEPSIRDDIHSDLNYSQYELPEEEKNYVANQILLDTQNEFDKYVDTNFEVFERLNYDDSSERFLEFVETTELENQSSKISECSDESEQFLQFQNFSQINPIEENEKNATITDVNSTNSNGIVEIDEKQEQSENLVKSNEKLENEQDSKKLKTFLIKFQCTVCEKSFSTSYNYKQHIGTHFADQQKFHCKECKMSFAWKSTLNKHIANNHRPEGPQKFSCDICKKIYNTSSQVNEHVKRDHLKQRNHVCSQCGKSFFKKYDLKIHNRIHTDERPYVCRACGKRFHHRSHIVRHERIHF; this comes from the exons ATGTCTGAGTATACAAGCATGCCATTTACTTTAAGCCCAGAGGAGAATTGCAGGAATGATACGGTTCAAATGCAATCCATCAATCTCGTTTGCCCTGTATGCGATGCTGGATACATAGACAAGAAAGAGTTTTACGATCACTTGCACATCCACGCTGGAGACGTTCTGTTGAAGCATATGCAATGTTTGAAGAACGATGAGAACAACGAATCAGAGTCAGAGCAGAATGAGCCTAGTCAGAGAAAGATCGACGATATCTTTTGCGAAACTGCACTAAGACCGTTCAAATGCCAGCAGTGCGATTTAACTTTTGACAGAGCTTCTCAGCACGATTATCATTATCGTAGTATACATTTAGGTGAAAAGTCGCAGCTTTGCGAGATCTGCGGCAAAGGTTTCTTTCGTAAAGCGGACCTGAGGACGCACTTGAACATTCATTTGGGGACAAATGTTTGTATCTGCGAAGTCTGCGGACGAAAGTTCAATCACATATCCAACTTGATCAGACATTGCAGAATGCATGCTG GGGTAAAATATCCATGCTCCATTTGCGGCAAACGTTATACACAAATTAGCTCTCTTGCGAGACACAAACGTATCCATGAGAGGCTACAAAGTAACTTCACCAATGGCAATTTAGAAAAAAAGGATCATATAATGAATAAGAATAAG TTTATTGAAGGTAGTGGATCTAGTCTACAAAAGGTTGTCAAGAGGCAACATTATTGTAAAATTTGCGGTGAGAGTTTCAATTTTATCTTTCTCTTAAGGGAGCATGAAAAGTCCCATTCACAGAGTTTGGAACGCAAAACCAATGAGGTG GATTTTCAGAAAATTGAAGAACCAAAAGAGAACAAACAACAGCATGTTAATAACTTTAACTTTCTTGAAAATGAAATAAATGCAAAAAAAGCAATGCCCTTGGATGCAATCATTTATATCACATCAGAACAG TTGAAGAAAATCAATCTGGAAAATATGGAAGATAACGAAAGTCACATTTCACAAAAAACTTTGTGCGAGACGAAAGTTTCATCGAGTGAAGAATTAGATGTCTCTGAGAAGGTAGCATTTGATAATGAACAAACGCAACTTGTTCACGATAATCCGTTTCTGTCATGTAAATCTAATAATTCTATAGAAAGAGATAACGTAGCATATGGTTGTCAAGCAGACGAGAATCTCCATAAAAGTAAATTGTGCGAATCGGATTTACAGAAGTCCGAAATAATATCGAATTATAACAGCTTAATAAATACTTCTTTGAATGTTACCGATATGTTCCAAAAGATGGACCTTTCAGAGCCTCACGCGAATGAACATCTTAATTCCGATCTAGATTTACATAAAACTGACGAAACAAATTTAGTACAAAATGAGAAACTATGCGACGACTTGAACGATGTAAATAATATTGTAAATCATGACGAACCAATGTTGCGTTTAGTACAAACGGAAACAGGGGAACAATTTTATGAATTTCTAATCAACAATTTAGTCGAAAAATTGCCGAGTACGCAGTCCATTAAAACTCAAGAAAATAAGGATGAAAGTACAAGTATACACAAAGAAAATCTTCAGGAGCCAAGTATACGAGACGATATACATAGTGACTTGAATTATTCGCAGTACGAATTACCAGAGGAAGAAAAGAATTACGTTGCAAATCAGATTCTATTAGACACGCAAAATGAATTCGATAAGTATGTCGATACAAACTTCGAAGTATTCGAAAGATTGAATTACGATGATAGTTCTGAGCGATTCCTCGAATTTGTTGAAACAACAGAACTCGAAAATCAGAGTTCGAAGATTTCAGAATGTAGCGATGAGAGCGAGCAATTTTTGCAGTTCCAAAATTTCAGCCAAATCAATCCCATAGAGGAGAATGAAAAGAATGCTACCATTACCGACGTTAACAGCACTAATAGTAACGGGATTGTTGAGATAGATGAAAAACAAGAACAATCTGAAAATCTCGTTAAAAGTAACGAAAAATTAGAGAACGAGCAGGATTCGAAAAAGTTGAAAACGTTCTTGATAAAGTTCCAATGTACGGTATGCGAAAAATCATTTTCGACTAGTTACAATTATAAACAACACATAGGTACACATTTCGCAGACCAGCAAAAGTTCCATTGCAAGGAGTGCAAAATGTCTTTCGCTTGGAAATCGACATTGAACAAACATATCGCGAACAATCACAGACCAGAGGGTCCACAAAAGTTCTCGTGTGATATATGTAAAAAAATTtacaatacttcctcgcaagtgaAT GAGCATGTTAAACGCGATCATCTGAAACAACGAAACCACGTTTGCTCTCAATGTGGTAAATCATTTTTTAAAAAGTACGACTTGAAGATACATAACAGAATCCACACCGACGAACGGCCGTACGTTTGCCGAGCTTGCGGGAAAAGGTTCCATCATCGAAGTCATATCGTTCGTCACGAACGTATACATTTCTAG
- the LOC143429741 gene encoding uncharacterized protein LOC143429741 isoform X2 produces MSEYTSMPFTLSPEENCRNDTVQMQSINLVCPVCDAGYIDKKEFYDHLHIHAGDVLLKHMQCLKNDENNESESEQNEPSQRKIDDIFCETALRPFKCQQCDLTFDRASQHDYHYRSIHLGEKSQLCEICGKGFFRKADLRTHLNIHLGTNVCICEVCGRKFNHISNLIRHCRMHAGVKYPCSICGKRYTQISSLARHKRIHERLQSNFTNGNLEKKDHIMNKNKFIEGSGSSLQKVVKRQHYCKICGESFNFIFLLREHEKSHSQSLERKTNEDFQKIEEPKENKQQHVNNFNFLENEINAKKAMPLDAIIYITSEQLKKINLENMEDNESHISQKTLCETKVSSSEELDVSEKVAFDNEQTQLVHDNPFLSCKSNNSIERDNVAYGCQADENLHKSKLCESDLQKSEIISNYNSLINTSLNVTDMFQKMDLSEPHANEHLNSDLDLHKTDETNLVQNEKLCDDLNDVNNIVNHDEPMLRLVQTETGEQFYEFLINNLVEKLPSTQSIKTQENKDESTSIHKENLQEPSIRDDIHSDLNYSQYELPEEEKNYVANQILLDTQNEFDKYVDTNFEVFERLNYDDSSERFLEFVETTELENQSSKISECSDESEQFLQFQNFSQINPIEENEKNATITDVNSTNSNGIVEIDEKQEQSENLVKSNEKLENEQDSKKLKTFLIKFQCTVCEKSFSTSYNYKQHIGTHFADQQKFHCKECKMSFAWKSTLNKHIANNHRPEGPQKFSCDICKKIYNTSSQVNEHVKRDHLKQRNHVCSQCGKSFFKKYDLKIHNRIHTDERPYVCRACGKRFHHRSHIVRHERIHF; encoded by the exons ATGTCTGAGTATACAAGCATGCCATTTACTTTAAGCCCAGAGGAGAATTGCAGGAATGATACGGTTCAAATGCAATCCATCAATCTCGTTTGCCCTGTATGCGATGCTGGATACATAGACAAGAAAGAGTTTTACGATCACTTGCACATCCACGCTGGAGACGTTCTGTTGAAGCATATGCAATGTTTGAAGAACGATGAGAACAACGAATCAGAGTCAGAGCAGAATGAGCCTAGTCAGAGAAAGATCGACGATATCTTTTGCGAAACTGCACTAAGACCGTTCAAATGCCAGCAGTGCGATTTAACTTTTGACAGAGCTTCTCAGCACGATTATCATTATCGTAGTATACATTTAGGTGAAAAGTCGCAGCTTTGCGAGATCTGCGGCAAAGGTTTCTTTCGTAAAGCGGACCTGAGGACGCACTTGAACATTCATTTGGGGACAAATGTTTGTATCTGCGAAGTCTGCGGACGAAAGTTCAATCACATATCCAACTTGATCAGACATTGCAGAATGCATGCTG GGGTAAAATATCCATGCTCCATTTGCGGCAAACGTTATACACAAATTAGCTCTCTTGCGAGACACAAACGTATCCATGAGAGGCTACAAAGTAACTTCACCAATGGCAATTTAGAAAAAAAGGATCATATAATGAATAAGAATAAG TTTATTGAAGGTAGTGGATCTAGTCTACAAAAGGTTGTCAAGAGGCAACATTATTGTAAAATTTGCGGTGAGAGTTTCAATTTTATCTTTCTCTTAAGGGAGCATGAAAAGTCCCATTCACAGAGTTTGGAACGCAAAACCAATGAG GATTTTCAGAAAATTGAAGAACCAAAAGAGAACAAACAACAGCATGTTAATAACTTTAACTTTCTTGAAAATGAAATAAATGCAAAAAAAGCAATGCCCTTGGATGCAATCATTTATATCACATCAGAACAG TTGAAGAAAATCAATCTGGAAAATATGGAAGATAACGAAAGTCACATTTCACAAAAAACTTTGTGCGAGACGAAAGTTTCATCGAGTGAAGAATTAGATGTCTCTGAGAAGGTAGCATTTGATAATGAACAAACGCAACTTGTTCACGATAATCCGTTTCTGTCATGTAAATCTAATAATTCTATAGAAAGAGATAACGTAGCATATGGTTGTCAAGCAGACGAGAATCTCCATAAAAGTAAATTGTGCGAATCGGATTTACAGAAGTCCGAAATAATATCGAATTATAACAGCTTAATAAATACTTCTTTGAATGTTACCGATATGTTCCAAAAGATGGACCTTTCAGAGCCTCACGCGAATGAACATCTTAATTCCGATCTAGATTTACATAAAACTGACGAAACAAATTTAGTACAAAATGAGAAACTATGCGACGACTTGAACGATGTAAATAATATTGTAAATCATGACGAACCAATGTTGCGTTTAGTACAAACGGAAACAGGGGAACAATTTTATGAATTTCTAATCAACAATTTAGTCGAAAAATTGCCGAGTACGCAGTCCATTAAAACTCAAGAAAATAAGGATGAAAGTACAAGTATACACAAAGAAAATCTTCAGGAGCCAAGTATACGAGACGATATACATAGTGACTTGAATTATTCGCAGTACGAATTACCAGAGGAAGAAAAGAATTACGTTGCAAATCAGATTCTATTAGACACGCAAAATGAATTCGATAAGTATGTCGATACAAACTTCGAAGTATTCGAAAGATTGAATTACGATGATAGTTCTGAGCGATTCCTCGAATTTGTTGAAACAACAGAACTCGAAAATCAGAGTTCGAAGATTTCAGAATGTAGCGATGAGAGCGAGCAATTTTTGCAGTTCCAAAATTTCAGCCAAATCAATCCCATAGAGGAGAATGAAAAGAATGCTACCATTACCGACGTTAACAGCACTAATAGTAACGGGATTGTTGAGATAGATGAAAAACAAGAACAATCTGAAAATCTCGTTAAAAGTAACGAAAAATTAGAGAACGAGCAGGATTCGAAAAAGTTGAAAACGTTCTTGATAAAGTTCCAATGTACGGTATGCGAAAAATCATTTTCGACTAGTTACAATTATAAACAACACATAGGTACACATTTCGCAGACCAGCAAAAGTTCCATTGCAAGGAGTGCAAAATGTCTTTCGCTTGGAAATCGACATTGAACAAACATATCGCGAACAATCACAGACCAGAGGGTCCACAAAAGTTCTCGTGTGATATATGTAAAAAAATTtacaatacttcctcgcaagtgaAT GAGCATGTTAAACGCGATCATCTGAAACAACGAAACCACGTTTGCTCTCAATGTGGTAAATCATTTTTTAAAAAGTACGACTTGAAGATACATAACAGAATCCACACCGACGAACGGCCGTACGTTTGCCGAGCTTGCGGGAAAAGGTTCCATCATCGAAGTCATATCGTTCGTCACGAACGTATACATTTCTAG
- the LOC143429861 gene encoding uncharacterized protein LOC143429861: MGNYVNKLFSYNDEARKDETHNNEIEREEIRESSAIDEVTVERDIMQTPPIHKPLSIDPRSATSGITRTPIELDDTPIKLNRRAISAIPRYLQSKPYLETDLDKIMLCMSPVKNMPEAEEVEQLELPSQHKTEDILLTPIVNNRNSNKLVNEIEKERYDILGIDPRSPAADFDRTPILAPKSLMRLKARSQERLHRQGSYDADMYNQKFSYCEMSSQFDITEVQALPDLATCAIKSLHLADLDLDKSSDSESPCSSRSTVTECASDTEQELEDEIENISKQNDYYAKCLKENKEDETCIGDTITVWKDSLVLDELQQSETSESDDTQSVQKKVSEMAKEEVIITFDDDSLVKDTLLQKLAKSESDKTKLDVAEKKKKILRSQTKQKTVTDEKRVFNFNDKNGNEPVKVRTPLGNRSNTGQMEMMLISSPQQMLRSKTNALKMLQENTPPHKKFVAKSKSGGTQWDPNSTVII; this comes from the exons ATGGGTAATTACGTTAACAAATTATTTTCTTACAACGATGAGGCTCGTAAAGATGAGACTCATAACAATGAGATCGAGAGAGAGGAAATTAGAGAGTCATCAGCGATAGACGAAGTGACCGTTGAAAGGGACATCATGCAAACACCACCGATTCACAAACCATTATCGATAGATCCGAGATCTGCAACAAGTGGAATAACCAGGACACCGATAGAA CTGGACGATACACCGATAAAACTCAACAGAAGAGCGATATCAGCGATCCCGAGATACTTGCAAAGTAAACCATATCTAGAAACAGATTTAGACAAAATAATGCTATGTATGTCTCCGGTAAAGAATATGCCAGAAGCGGAAGAAGTGGAACAATTAGAACTGCCTAGT CAGCATAAGACTGAAGATATCCTTTTAACGCCGATAGTTAACAATAGGAACAGTAATAAATTAGTTAATGAGATAGAAAAAGAACGTTATGATATCCTAGGGATTGATCCTAGGTCGCCAGCTGCAGACTTTGATAGGACACCAATTTTGGCACCAAAATCCTTGATGCGTTTGAAAGCGAGGTCCCAAGAACGTTTGCATAGGCAAGGTAGTTACGATGCGGATATGTACAATCAAAAATTTtcatattgcgaaatgtcatcgcAATTTGACATCACCGAAGTGCAAGCTCTACCCGATTTAGCTACGTGTGCAATAAAGTCTTTACATTTAGCTGATCTGGACTTGGACAAATCCAGTGACTCTGAATCGCCATGTTCTAGTCGCTCTACTGTAACTGAATGTGCCTCGGATACTG AGCAAGAATTAGAAGATGAAATTGAAAACATTTCAAAGCAAAATGATTATTATGCTAAATGTCTAAAGGAAAACAAGGAAGATGAAACATGTATTGGTGATACAATTACAGTGTGGAAAGATTCGTTAGTTCTAGATGAACTTCAGCAATCAGAGACTAGCGAATCAGATGACACACAAAGTGTCCAAAAGAAAGTATCAGAAATGGCAAAAGAAGAAGTAATTATAACATTCGACGATGACAGTCTTGTGAAAGATACATTGCTTCAAAAACTGGCCAAATCTGAAAGTGACAAGACAAAACTGGATGTagctgaaaaaaagaaaaagattttGAGATCACAAACAAAGCAAAAAACTGTAACAGATGAAAAGAGAGTGTTCAATTTTAATGATAAAAATGGAAATGAACCTGTGAAG GTTCGAACTCCCCTTGGAAATCGTTCGAATACGGGACAGATGGAAATGATGCTAATAAGCTCTCCACAACAGATGCTTAGAAGTAAAACTAATGCACTGAAAATGTTACAAGAAAACACTCCTCCACATAAAAAGTTTGTGGCGAAATCTAAGTCAGGTGGCACACAATGGGATCCAAATTCAACAGTTATTATTTAG